One window of the Oncorhynchus gorbuscha isolate QuinsamMale2020 ecotype Even-year linkage group LG17, OgorEven_v1.0, whole genome shotgun sequence genome contains the following:
- the LOC124001238 gene encoding antimicrobial peptide NK-lysin-like: protein MKTSLVLLAFSLLACSVWEIHGQCQEVDLDDQEVLETKPEKCMEQQLKGTCWVCKWALNKVKKSISTSSSPEELKQTLLSVCDNIGFLKSGCKGLVKRHLWVLIEELSTSDDVRTICVNIKACKPKEVLDLSY, encoded by the exons ATGAAGACATCTCTGGTCCTCCTTGCCTTCAGTCTGCTGGCTTGTTCAG TTTGGGAAATCCATGGGCAATGCCAAGAGGTTGACCTTGATGACCAGGAAGTACTGGAAACAAAGCCGGAAAAGTGCATG GAGCAACAGCTAAAGGGGACCTGCTGGGTGTGTAAGTGGGCACTGAACAAAGTGAAGAAATCCATCTCCACTTCCTCTAGCCCG GAGGAGCTAAAGCAGACGCTATTGTCCGTTTGCGATAATATTGGCTTCCTAAAATCTGGGTGTAAAGGCCTGGTGAAAAGACACTTGTGGGTGCTGATTGAGGAGCTTAGCACAAGCGATGACGTGAGGACCATCTGTGTTAACATTAAGGCCTGCAA aCCAAAGGAAGTTTTGGACCTGAGCTACTGA